One region of Monomorium pharaonis isolate MP-MQ-018 chromosome 11, ASM1337386v2, whole genome shotgun sequence genomic DNA includes:
- the LOC105836589 gene encoding zinc finger MYND domain-containing protein 11 isoform X3 codes for MSIRRKSDPSMIQRIWDTIKITVHQRSLPSNDRMVRHMARVYGFTEQEAQEELNKAVEDGLVLLKKVPTKSGVDQESYRLPPVDVPQNDTHDWYCYKCQRAGAVECCEQCCRVYHSECHVPGNAKLKICNFCEKINSDVYPDKIDLNHILSFTCGHLKAKLPPEITNRTIVFNNGPIVTPPNGFSGPTWVSEGEDAWRPGILIKRHMDLAIMDAKTSNNEYNNLAEFEADAHNILHNIIIYHGVNSVIADMGRTMYQDCCYDLQEIRRCADCYRISNEKSEKMWFCIPCNPPHQLVYAKQKGYPYWPAKVMQVNNNVYDVRFFGGHHMRANIEKVFIRPISSTLQSLQIKKSTAWNRAFEELKHHRNLLQKMGKNKEDNSTESLTPAKIRKLESSSSRSTSHGSNLPAKQLIKDLRVRVERLSSDGNNETQNVNDERDIKEDAKIDTENEERQVPHLPVAEDEPAGENITSTCPQGLKKEGSQEDMVTSSCQEPRSKCVLVQTEQMQTDGLPAKIKRERRTSEQPTTTALEKLRRELELEKCRELERLQAEHAKELRQLTDRHQQIVSDIKKKQWCYNCEAEAIYHCCWNTAYCSTDCQQVHWQREHKRVCRRKR; via the exons ATGTCTATACGGCGGAAAAGCGATCCGTCTATGATTCAGCGAATTTGGGACACGATCAAAATCACGGTACATCAAAGGAGTTTACCCAGTAATGACCGTATGGTACGACACATGGCTCGAGTTTACGGCTTTACAGAACAAGAGGCGCAGGAAGAGCTCAACAAGGCAGTCGAGGACGGGCTCGTCCTGTTGAAGAAAGTGCCCACGAAAAGCGGCGTCGATCAAGAGAGTTACAGATTGCCGCCGGTAGACGTGCCGCAGAACGACACTCACGATTGGTACTGTTACAAATGCCAACGAGCGGGTGCGGTCGAGTGCTGCGAGCAGTGCTGCAGAGTCTATCACTCGGAATGCCATGTACCCGGCAATGCGAAATTAAAGATTTGCAACTTCTGCGAG AAAATCAATAGCGACGTATATCCCGACAAGATTGATCTCAATCATATTCTTAGCTTTACGTGTGGCCATCTAAAGGCGAAATTACCGCCAGAAATTACAAATCGCACCATCGTTTTCAACAATGGTCCGATCGTTACACCACCCAACGGCTTTTCTGGACCGACCTGGGTGAGCGAGGGTGAGGATGCATGGCGACCAGGGATTCTCATAAAGCGTCACATGGATCTCGCCATAATGGACGCGAAAACGAGCAACAACGAGTACAATAACCTCGCCGAATTTGAGGCTGATGCACATAATATTCTGCATAACATCATAATATATCACGGAG TTAACAGCGTAATAGCGGACATGGGACGCACTATGTATCAGGACTGTTGTTACGATCTTCAAGAAATACGTCGTTGTGCGGATTGTTACCGTATATCGAACGAAAAATCCGAAAAAATGTGGTTCTGTATACCGTGTAATCCCCCTCATCAGTTGGTCTATGCAAAGCAAAAGGGATATCCATATTGGCCGGCGAAAGTCATGCAAGTTAATAACAATGTGTACGATGTGCGTTTTTTCGGTGGTCATCACATGAGGGCTAATATCGAGAAAGTTTTTATTCGGCCAATCTCTTCCACATTACAAAGTTTGCAG ataaaaaaatcaacagCTTGGAACAGGGCTTTCGAAGAGCTGAAGCATCATCGGAATTTGTTGCAAAAGATGGGAAAGAATAAGGAAGATAATTCGACAGAAAGCCTTACGCCTGCGAAAATACGAAAGTTGGAATCGTCAAGTTCGCGAAGTACATCGCACGGTTCTAATTTGCCAGCAAAGCAATTGATTAAAGATTTGAGAGTAAGAGTCGAACGCTTAAGTTCGGATGGCAATAATGAAACGCAAAATGTAAACGATGAAAGAGATATTAAAGAAGACGCGAAAATTGATACTGAAAATGAAGAAAGACAGGTGCCTCATTTACCTGTAGCGGAAGATGAACCTGCGGGTGAAAACATAACGAGCACGTGTCCGCAAGGTTTAAAGAAAGAAGGGTCCCAAGAAGACATGGTTACATCTAGTTGCCAAGAACCGAGATCGAAGTGTGTACTTGTACAGACTGAACAAATGCAAACGGATGGACTTCCTGCCAAG ATCAAGAGAGAACGCAGAACTTCGGAACAACCAACGACAACGGCGCTAGAAAAATTACGCCGTGAATTAGAGCTTGAAAAGTGCAGAGAATTAGAAAGACTACAAGCGGAGCATGCCAAAGAATTGCGGCAGTTAACCGATAGACACCAACAAATCGTCTCTGACATCAAAAAGAAACAATGG TGTTATAATTGCGAAGCTGAAGCAATATATCATTGTTGTTGGAATACTGCATATTGTAGCACAGACTGTCAGCAGGTTCACTGGCAGCGTGAACATAAAAGAGTATGCAGGCGTAAGCGCTAA
- the LOC105836590 gene encoding ankyrin repeat, SAM and basic leucine zipper domain-containing protein 1 encodes MNLEGNSHGVMSKYRNLRPAGMSDDDDEDEDDDVFFPVEEKTSNVKEHHYAPKKTKVEKVVDFGEMHNEQRIYEDRLVRACTMEQLEVIREYVEKNDVNKFLYTGWTLLLYAASLVQPEIIKYLLTHGANPNKHKDGFTPLMALCNSTKETPKKSLKCLKLLLEAKADANITNKRRETALMYACMSQNVEFIMELIKYIQNLDACDSDGKTALSYAAAANKLDIVKILLAHNVNTSLTDMYGSSAKDIADTKGFTEISVLLNKDDEVVTFCEISEIMAWKDLFPNLYPRKQETLDYDISVMLYGMGLEKYDKLFQGMDIKTFLQLTEDDLCRLGIDITVHRHQFLENLDKFHSKKWRINTFGNIKKTDSYTIYDGVISLTNAKKQIDVITSSFQYIKNNLLKATNKNIDLPSAKRMKYEEELIKTQKTLKLLKNEIVQAKKLAQEIDKENNIGVPATWINPKNKAGWTITISITLMIGLYLCKKMYIQRLWNMCNFRVSSALRF; translated from the exons ATGAATTTGGAGGGCAACAGTCACGGAG TAATGTCCAAGTACAGGAATTTGAGGCCCGCTGGCATGtctgacgatgacgatgaagACGAAGATGACGATGTTTTCTTCCCTGTCGAGGAG AAAACGTCTAATGTCAAAGAACATCATTATGCACCAAAAAAGACAAAGGTGGAGAAAGTCGTCGATTTTGGTGAGATGCACAATGAGCAACGTATCTATGAAGATCGCCTTGTGAGGGCTTGTACAATGGAACAATTGGAAGTGATACGAGAATATGTCGAAA aaaacgATGTCAATAAGTTCCTGTATACTGGATGGACTTTGTTATTATATGCCGCTTCATTGGTACAaccagaaataattaaatatctcttGACACATGGTGCAAACCCAAATAAGCATAAAG ATGGATTTACACCTCTCATGGCACTGTGTAATTCCACAAAGGAAACACctaaaaaatctttgaagTGCCTTAAGCTTTTATTAGAAGCAAAAGCTGATGcaaacattacaaataaacggag GGAAACAGCTCTAATGTACGCCTGTATGTCGCAAAATGTGGAATTTATCATGGAgcttataaaatacatacaaaaccTGGATGCCTGTGATAGTGATGGAAAAACT GCATTGAGCTATGCTGCTGCAGCTAATAAACTtgatattgtcaaaattcttttGGCACATAACGTAAATACTTCATTGACAGACATGTATGGTTCATCTGCCAAGGATATTGCAGATACGAAAGGATTTACAGAG atatCTGTTCTGTTGAATAAAGATGATGAAGTGGTAACTTTTTGCGAGATATCAGAGATAATGGCTTGGAAAGATTTATTTCCAAATTTGTATCCTAGAAAACAAGAAACTTTAGATTATGATATATCGGTGATGTTATATGGAATGGGTTtggaaaaatatgacaaattatttcaaggaatggatattaaaacttttttacagtTGACAGAAGATGATCTTTGTCGTCTGGGAATTGACATTACTGTTCATAGACATCAATTTCTAGAAAATCTTGACAAATTTCATAGCAAGAAATGGCGTATAAACACTTTTGGCAATATTAAGAAAACTGATTCGTATAC AATTTACGATGGCGTAATATCACTAACAAATGCAAAAAAACAGATTGATGTGATAACTTCCAGTTTtcaatatatcaaaaataatttgctaaaAGCTAccaacaaaaatattgatttaccTTCTGCGAAAAGAATGAAATATGAAGAAGAACtgataaaaacacaaaaaacattgaaaCTCCTAAAGAATGAAATAGTACAAGCTAAGAAACTAGCCCAAGAG ATCGATAAGGAAAATAACATTGGTGTACCGGCAACTTGGATTAATCCTAAGAATAAAGCTGGTTGGACTATAACAATAAGCATTACATTAATGATAGGACTGTACTTgtgcaaaaaaatgtatattcaaAGACTATGGAATATGTGTAACTTTAGGGTATCTTCAGCGCTtcgtttttaa
- the LOC105836592 gene encoding pyridoxal phosphate phosphatase PHOSPHO2 produces the protein MGRGVLVAFDFDHTICDGNTDLVVQKLLTEETISKDVQNLRKSSGWIAYMSRIFELLRENSVNAGQIEDAIVGIPAVAGIEKLLVSLHANGHETIVISDSNSVFIDCWFRSRRLESVVSRVFTNPARYNDGRLIIDAYHTQHTCQISAVNLCKGQILMDHIQEKHKEGRSYERIVYIGDGRNDLCPILRLSEVDLACPRKDYPLIERLNKLPTSVSIKAKIIPWQDGMDLRRNLEQIIELR, from the coding sequence ATGGGTCGCGGCGTGCTCGTGGCGTTCGATTTTGATCACACCATCTGCGACGGCAACACCGACCTGGTGGTGCAAAAATTGCTGACAGAAGAGACGATATCCAAGGATGTACAGAACTTGCGGAAGTCTAGCGGGTGGATTGCATATATGAGCAGGATATTTGAGCTCCTGCGCGAGAACTCGGTGAACGCAGGCCAGATCGAGGACGCCATCGTCGGTATCCCCGCGGTCGCGGGGATAGAGAAGCTTCTCGTTTCCTTGCATGCCAACGGCCACGAGACGATTGTTATCAGTGACTCCAACAGCGTGTTCATAGACTGCTGGTTCAGGAGCAGGCGGCTCGAGAGCGTCGTATCGCGCGTCTTCACGAATCCAGCTCGATACAACGACGGCAGGCTGATAATCGACGCCTATCATACGCAGCACACATGTCAGATAAGTGCTGTCAATCTCTGCAAGGGACAGATTCTGATGGACCATATTCAGGAGAAACACAAGGAGGGCAGGAGCTACGAGAGAATCGTCTATATCGGCGATGGCAGGAACGACCTCTGCCCTATTTTGCGCCTCTCTGAAGTCGATCTAGCATGCCCGCGCAAGGACTATCCGCTCATCGAGCGACTGAACAAGTTACCTACTTCTGTCTCGATCAAGGCGAAAATTATCCCGTGGCAGGACGGTATGGATCTACGGCGCAACTTGGAACAGATCATAGAGCTTCGTTAG
- the LOC105836589 gene encoding zinc finger MYND domain-containing protein 11 isoform X1 translates to MSIRRKSDPSMIQRIWDTIKITVHQRSLPSNDRMVRHMARVYGFTEQEAQEELNKAVEDGLVLLKKVPTKSGVDQESYRLPPVDVPQNDTHDWYCYKCQRAGAVECCEQCCRVYHSECHVPGNAKLKICNFCEKINSDVYPDKIDLNHILSFTCGHLKAKLPPEITNRTIVFNNGPIVTPPNGFSGPTWVSEGEDAWRPGILIKRHMDLAIMDAKTSNNEYNNLAEFEADAHNILHNIIIYHGVSRCLVASAVNSVIADMGRTMYQDCCYDLQEIRRCADCYRISNEKSEKMWFCIPCNPPHQLVYAKQKGYPYWPAKVMQVNNNVYDVRFFGGHHMRANIEKVFIRPISSTLQSLQIKKSTAWNRAFEELKHHRNLLQKMGKNKEDNSTESLTPAKIRKLESSSSRSTSHGSNLPAKQLIKDLRVRVERLSSDGNNETQNVNDERDIKEDAKIDTENEERQVPHLPVAEDEPAGENITSTCPQGLKKEGSQEDMVTSSCQEPRSKCVLVQTEQMQTDGLPAKIKRERRTSEQPTTTALEKLRRELELEKCRELERLQAEHAKELRQLTDRHQQIVSDIKKKQWCYNCEAEAIYHCCWNTAYCSTDCQQVHWQREHKRVCRRKR, encoded by the exons ATGTCTATACGGCGGAAAAGCGATCCGTCTATGATTCAGCGAATTTGGGACACGATCAAAATCACGGTACATCAAAGGAGTTTACCCAGTAATGACCGTATGGTACGACACATGGCTCGAGTTTACGGCTTTACAGAACAAGAGGCGCAGGAAGAGCTCAACAAGGCAGTCGAGGACGGGCTCGTCCTGTTGAAGAAAGTGCCCACGAAAAGCGGCGTCGATCAAGAGAGTTACAGATTGCCGCCGGTAGACGTGCCGCAGAACGACACTCACGATTGGTACTGTTACAAATGCCAACGAGCGGGTGCGGTCGAGTGCTGCGAGCAGTGCTGCAGAGTCTATCACTCGGAATGCCATGTACCCGGCAATGCGAAATTAAAGATTTGCAACTTCTGCGAG AAAATCAATAGCGACGTATATCCCGACAAGATTGATCTCAATCATATTCTTAGCTTTACGTGTGGCCATCTAAAGGCGAAATTACCGCCAGAAATTACAAATCGCACCATCGTTTTCAACAATGGTCCGATCGTTACACCACCCAACGGCTTTTCTGGACCGACCTGGGTGAGCGAGGGTGAGGATGCATGGCGACCAGGGATTCTCATAAAGCGTCACATGGATCTCGCCATAATGGACGCGAAAACGAGCAACAACGAGTACAATAACCTCGCCGAATTTGAGGCTGATGCACATAATATTCTGCATAACATCATAATATATCACGGAG TATCTCGTTGTCTTGTCGCTTCAGCAGTTAACAGCGTAATAGCGGACATGGGACGCACTATGTATCAGGACTGTTGTTACGATCTTCAAGAAATACGTCGTTGTGCGGATTGTTACCGTATATCGAACGAAAAATCCGAAAAAATGTGGTTCTGTATACCGTGTAATCCCCCTCATCAGTTGGTCTATGCAAAGCAAAAGGGATATCCATATTGGCCGGCGAAAGTCATGCAAGTTAATAACAATGTGTACGATGTGCGTTTTTTCGGTGGTCATCACATGAGGGCTAATATCGAGAAAGTTTTTATTCGGCCAATCTCTTCCACATTACAAAGTTTGCAG ataaaaaaatcaacagCTTGGAACAGGGCTTTCGAAGAGCTGAAGCATCATCGGAATTTGTTGCAAAAGATGGGAAAGAATAAGGAAGATAATTCGACAGAAAGCCTTACGCCTGCGAAAATACGAAAGTTGGAATCGTCAAGTTCGCGAAGTACATCGCACGGTTCTAATTTGCCAGCAAAGCAATTGATTAAAGATTTGAGAGTAAGAGTCGAACGCTTAAGTTCGGATGGCAATAATGAAACGCAAAATGTAAACGATGAAAGAGATATTAAAGAAGACGCGAAAATTGATACTGAAAATGAAGAAAGACAGGTGCCTCATTTACCTGTAGCGGAAGATGAACCTGCGGGTGAAAACATAACGAGCACGTGTCCGCAAGGTTTAAAGAAAGAAGGGTCCCAAGAAGACATGGTTACATCTAGTTGCCAAGAACCGAGATCGAAGTGTGTACTTGTACAGACTGAACAAATGCAAACGGATGGACTTCCTGCCAAG ATCAAGAGAGAACGCAGAACTTCGGAACAACCAACGACAACGGCGCTAGAAAAATTACGCCGTGAATTAGAGCTTGAAAAGTGCAGAGAATTAGAAAGACTACAAGCGGAGCATGCCAAAGAATTGCGGCAGTTAACCGATAGACACCAACAAATCGTCTCTGACATCAAAAAGAAACAATGG TGTTATAATTGCGAAGCTGAAGCAATATATCATTGTTGTTGGAATACTGCATATTGTAGCACAGACTGTCAGCAGGTTCACTGGCAGCGTGAACATAAAAGAGTATGCAGGCGTAAGCGCTAA
- the LOC105836589 gene encoding zinc finger MYND domain-containing protein 11 isoform X2, which translates to MSIRRKSDPSMIQRIWDTIKITVHQRSLPSNDRMVRHMARVYGFTEQEAQEELNKAVEDGLVLLKKVPTKSGVDQESYRLPPVDVPQNDTHDWYCYKCQRAGAVECCEQCCRVYHSECHVPGNAKLKICNFCEKINSDVYPDKIDLNHILSFTCGHLKAKLPPEITNRTIVFNNGPIVTPPNGFSGPTWVSEGEDAWRPGILIKRHMDLAIMDAKTSNNEYNNLAEFEADAHNILHNIIIYHGAVNSVIADMGRTMYQDCCYDLQEIRRCADCYRISNEKSEKMWFCIPCNPPHQLVYAKQKGYPYWPAKVMQVNNNVYDVRFFGGHHMRANIEKVFIRPISSTLQSLQIKKSTAWNRAFEELKHHRNLLQKMGKNKEDNSTESLTPAKIRKLESSSSRSTSHGSNLPAKQLIKDLRVRVERLSSDGNNETQNVNDERDIKEDAKIDTENEERQVPHLPVAEDEPAGENITSTCPQGLKKEGSQEDMVTSSCQEPRSKCVLVQTEQMQTDGLPAKIKRERRTSEQPTTTALEKLRRELELEKCRELERLQAEHAKELRQLTDRHQQIVSDIKKKQWCYNCEAEAIYHCCWNTAYCSTDCQQVHWQREHKRVCRRKR; encoded by the exons ATGTCTATACGGCGGAAAAGCGATCCGTCTATGATTCAGCGAATTTGGGACACGATCAAAATCACGGTACATCAAAGGAGTTTACCCAGTAATGACCGTATGGTACGACACATGGCTCGAGTTTACGGCTTTACAGAACAAGAGGCGCAGGAAGAGCTCAACAAGGCAGTCGAGGACGGGCTCGTCCTGTTGAAGAAAGTGCCCACGAAAAGCGGCGTCGATCAAGAGAGTTACAGATTGCCGCCGGTAGACGTGCCGCAGAACGACACTCACGATTGGTACTGTTACAAATGCCAACGAGCGGGTGCGGTCGAGTGCTGCGAGCAGTGCTGCAGAGTCTATCACTCGGAATGCCATGTACCCGGCAATGCGAAATTAAAGATTTGCAACTTCTGCGAG AAAATCAATAGCGACGTATATCCCGACAAGATTGATCTCAATCATATTCTTAGCTTTACGTGTGGCCATCTAAAGGCGAAATTACCGCCAGAAATTACAAATCGCACCATCGTTTTCAACAATGGTCCGATCGTTACACCACCCAACGGCTTTTCTGGACCGACCTGGGTGAGCGAGGGTGAGGATGCATGGCGACCAGGGATTCTCATAAAGCGTCACATGGATCTCGCCATAATGGACGCGAAAACGAGCAACAACGAGTACAATAACCTCGCCGAATTTGAGGCTGATGCACATAATATTCTGCATAACATCATAATATATCACGGAG CAGTTAACAGCGTAATAGCGGACATGGGACGCACTATGTATCAGGACTGTTGTTACGATCTTCAAGAAATACGTCGTTGTGCGGATTGTTACCGTATATCGAACGAAAAATCCGAAAAAATGTGGTTCTGTATACCGTGTAATCCCCCTCATCAGTTGGTCTATGCAAAGCAAAAGGGATATCCATATTGGCCGGCGAAAGTCATGCAAGTTAATAACAATGTGTACGATGTGCGTTTTTTCGGTGGTCATCACATGAGGGCTAATATCGAGAAAGTTTTTATTCGGCCAATCTCTTCCACATTACAAAGTTTGCAG ataaaaaaatcaacagCTTGGAACAGGGCTTTCGAAGAGCTGAAGCATCATCGGAATTTGTTGCAAAAGATGGGAAAGAATAAGGAAGATAATTCGACAGAAAGCCTTACGCCTGCGAAAATACGAAAGTTGGAATCGTCAAGTTCGCGAAGTACATCGCACGGTTCTAATTTGCCAGCAAAGCAATTGATTAAAGATTTGAGAGTAAGAGTCGAACGCTTAAGTTCGGATGGCAATAATGAAACGCAAAATGTAAACGATGAAAGAGATATTAAAGAAGACGCGAAAATTGATACTGAAAATGAAGAAAGACAGGTGCCTCATTTACCTGTAGCGGAAGATGAACCTGCGGGTGAAAACATAACGAGCACGTGTCCGCAAGGTTTAAAGAAAGAAGGGTCCCAAGAAGACATGGTTACATCTAGTTGCCAAGAACCGAGATCGAAGTGTGTACTTGTACAGACTGAACAAATGCAAACGGATGGACTTCCTGCCAAG ATCAAGAGAGAACGCAGAACTTCGGAACAACCAACGACAACGGCGCTAGAAAAATTACGCCGTGAATTAGAGCTTGAAAAGTGCAGAGAATTAGAAAGACTACAAGCGGAGCATGCCAAAGAATTGCGGCAGTTAACCGATAGACACCAACAAATCGTCTCTGACATCAAAAAGAAACAATGG TGTTATAATTGCGAAGCTGAAGCAATATATCATTGTTGTTGGAATACTGCATATTGTAGCACAGACTGTCAGCAGGTTCACTGGCAGCGTGAACATAAAAGAGTATGCAGGCGTAAGCGCTAA
- the LOC105836593 gene encoding protein LZIC: MSSHGKAETDRLKKNLEEQLDRLVQQLEDLEVCRITLDETDYQECKEDTMEQLREFNESLQRMISGNMTLVDELGAMQLATQAAISAAFQTPAVIRMFGKREPARLKERLSQLDRDVKLGKLDKQTADCQRGEILSALRQLGEKLESSELQLLERLSLNNIDSTRYVQVNEITERGQMALDVVGKEVKASQDT, from the exons ATGAGTTCTCACGGAAAAGCAGAGACTGACAggcttaaaaagaatttagaaGAACAATTGGACCGCCTTGTGCAACAATTGGAAGATCTAGAAGTTTGCAG GATTACCTTAGACGAGACAGATTATCAAGAATGTAAGGAAGACACTATGGAGCAACTCCGTGAGTTTAATGAGAGCTTACAAAGAATGATATCTGGAAATATGACTTTGGTCGATGAACTTGGAGCAATGCAATtg GCAACTCAAGCAGCTATCAGTGCAGCTTTCCAGACACCAGCTGTGATCAGAATGTTTGGCAAACGGGAGCCTGCCAGACTTAAGGAACGTCTCTCACAACTTGATCGAGATGTGAAACTAGGAAAACTGGACAAACAAACTGCTGATTGTCAGCGGGGAGAAATATTAAGCGCATTGAGACAACTTGGAGAAAAGTTAGAATCATCTGAATTACAGTTGCTGGAGcgattatctttaaataatatagattcCACCAGGTACGTGCAAGTGAATGAAATAACTGAAAGGGGCCAAATGGCTCTTGATGTAGTTGGCAAAGAAGTTAAAGCTAGCCAAGATACTtga